DNA sequence from the Antedon mediterranea chromosome 7, ecAntMedi1.1, whole genome shotgun sequence genome:
cctcgaacccttgccgatgttgttgttggctcttttaggtacggtaaacggcgcccctgccttaaccgctcggccatatgactcgctcatatggacattccaggcatcaacttttttcatgtgggaatagatgaggtatctactgtggaaaaagaaataaagccgagattcaacctcgcccagaccatcaagggtacattagaatatcatcgctttgttcccgtttctctggcacagatgcaggtctacaaacttagtacccagataaaccctccggatgtggtagtgattcaagaatctttcagtgatgaaaatgaaattgttgctgatacacaacccaccattattagacttcagaattttgtgtgctgtagttatgATGGTGTCCCATGGATTGGTTTGGTGGTGGATGTCTCACTCTCAGAAGAGTTTGgggattttcaaattaaatttatgcatcctcatgggtcagcgaaaaccttttattggccgtccaaagaagactgttgttggattcctgaatcaaatgtacattgtattatagcctctccgtttataaaatcctcttcgactaggaattacagtatttcccaaaatgatcgccacaacatttctaaatactgtttgaattgtccagatgacaaggagtaaaggccagacatagacaattgtaacattataataatatttagtttgtaaataaaattaattttggaatacatcaaattgacattgaagtaatgcatggacagacaccaaaaatacactaaaaggaagaggtatgtcaacttcaaattgtaatttcatggaaacaaagaaaaaaaacccctccaatttttttatatgttgtagttgacacgtagggctacatttttcatgatagtcaccaacaaaacgggcgtgttccacggggtcaatttcaaggtcaaaatatatgtcaaagttttattcaacttaaaattaacataaaacacacacaattagtatatttagattccttatggtctcccctttacaaaaatacctttgcttttaaaatcgaacctatagttcccgagatacagctctttgaaacgtggcggacgcgcccttttttgcgtaaaaaccgaaaagtgaaattgcgatatcttaaaaaccgttggtccgataaagttaaaatttgatattttggctttaattgctatgaatcacccatataccaaatttcatcaaaattggaagaggtagggtttaactcattgggtgatctgagatggaatgacccataTAATGTTAATGCATGCAGCTGAGACATCATTTGTATGTGAGCATTGTGggagaaaatgtaaaaataatgattcaTTGAAATCACATATAATGTTAATGCATGCAGCTGAGACATCATTTGTATGTCAGCATTGTGggagaaaatgtaaaaataatgtttcattGAAATCACATATAATGTTAATGCATGCAGCTGAGACATCATTTGTATGTGAGCATTGTGGGGAAAAATTTAAaagtaatacaaatttgaaatcACATTTGACAAttcacacaggagagaaacaaCCAATTAATCAATCACAGCAGGTGCTTTATTTCAATTTTCCCATTtatataattcaaaatattgaaaacaatgAATCAAATGGAGGAGCAATGACGATGGAAAAATCCCTGACAAATGTTCCATCATCTtatgaatgtaaacattgtAGAAAAAAATTTAAAGGTAATGAAGaattgaaaagacatttgagaatacctACAGATGGAGCTAAACCATtagaatgtgaacattgtgaaaagaaatttaaagaaaataaaaatttgaaagcacatttaagaatacacacaggagagacaccctATGAATGTAagcattgtgggaagaaatttagacttgcatcaaaattaaaattacatttaagtATACACACAAGTGAGAAGAGGCCATTTACATGTGAACATTGCGGAAATAAATTCAAAGAAAGTGGGAgtttaaaaagacatttaagaatacacacaggagagacgccatttgaatgtgaacattgtggaaaaaaATTTAAACGTAAAGGACACTTGAAATCACATTTGAGAATTATACACAAAGAAGACCTACAGACAAATTTTGAATGTAAATAATGTGGAAAAAACTGTACACACAATGATTCTTTGAAATCACATAATGTTAATGCACGCATCTGAGACACTATTTGTATGTGAGCATTGTGggagaaaatgtaaaaataatgatttattgaaATCACATATAATGTTAATGCATGCAGCTGAGACATCATTTGTATGTGACCATTGTGGggaaaaatttaaagaaagtggAAATTTGAAAgcacatttaagaatacacacaggagacaCCCTATGAAAGTAagcattgtgggaagaaatttaaacgtAATGAACATTTGAAATCACATATGATTGTACACACATCTGAGATACCATATGAAATGTGaatattgtgggaagaaatATAAACATAGTACAAATTTAATTTCACATTTGAGAATTACACACAAAAAacagaaaacaattttaatgtaaacaCTGGAAAAAAGATGACATTAATGCACACAGTCAGCTGAGACCTTATAATGAGTGTGAACATTGTGGGgggaaatttaaaaataatacaaatttgagaATACACAAAGAAGAGACGCAATCAGTTACAGTACatctattttatttcaattttccCAAAATATTGAAAACAGCAATGGGTGACGGCGATATAGCAGAGGCAAAGTCCATAGAAAATGTTGCACCATCTTATGAATTGATAAGACTCTGGACAAAATTGAACATGATAAAGATTTAATAGACTTGAGTCCAAACTGTTTGCAAGTGAaaattgtgggaagaaatttcaGTCCAGAATCATATGTTTACGTTTATTTTTTACGTCATTAGACCAGTTCGGCCTGTTTGCCATCACGTCCACTGCTAATCTCGGTTTTGTGTTTGCTTGAGCACAagttaattaattatcaatgttattttaattgttattgagATCATTTTATCATCATTCTATTCATTTATTTCTGCATGGTGAAgcgcaaacattttgaaattaatgaATTGAAAACATAGAACTCGAAAAGTAAATTTTTAAACTTGATCTTTGAATTTTCTgtttatatttttctaattGCAAATATTGAAATTCCTGCAACTTTATATCGTCAGATAAACAGAGTTATTGTCAATTTGATTgcaaatgttgataataaacaTTCTGAAAATGACGATTAAGAAATACAACAAATCAATCATCATGTTTTGATATGTGTAACTTATTACTCAAGTGACATAACGGATTTCTTAACACCCTCTGCGTCTGGTCTGGAATTGGGATCAAACTGGATCATTCTTGTAATCAATATTCGCAAGCGGTCTTTCTTTATTCCTTTACATATTATATCGTTCGCCACGGACTGATATTGAATGCTCGCATTTAAATTGGCACCAATACATTCTTTCTCAACACGTTCCTTTAGTCCATATATAACACAAAACACAAGTCCCATGCTAAAAATATCGACTTTAAGACCGTAGCGCGTGTTGTCTTCGCTAAGGACTTCTGGGGCCATGTATGGAGCAGTGCCAATCTTCGTGCGAGCGTACATTCCTCCCCATTGTTTTCTATCTTGATGTGTCGTCATAATCTTTGCAATCCCAAAGTCTGCAAGCTTCGCGATATGTCGGGCACCATCATAAGTAACCAAAATGTTGGCTGGTTTCAGATCCCTGTGTACGATATTGCGTCCATGTATATATGCTATGCCTGATGCTATATCTTGAAGGAACCCAACGCGCGGCACACGATGAGAGGGGTTGTTTTCAATGAAGTGTTCAATGTTATTCTGTGGGCAGAATTCCATAACCATGCATATTTCGTTTGTTTCATTATCTATGTAGTGGCCTTTCAACTGTACAACATTTTTATGGGCTGCGATATTTAGGGCATCAATCTCGTTTTGAACTGCAGCATACTTACTAGAGTCTTTAAATGTCTTCACGGCTACAACTTCTCCATTTATAGAGTTGATCGCTTTATACACATCGCCAAAGCCACCACTTCCCAGGTGTTCTGTCTTAATGTATTGCGGCTGGCTCACAAAAATTCCCATTTTAGCTTGGTAATACTGTAActggaaaataaatataacttaactttatttgttgtttaattttgttttatgtgaTTGTACATAACTAAATGTATTGTGTAATGAATGGCAATTAATAGCATTGCCTGTGATATgctgtactactgtatttattcgaataaacgcccgtGGCGTTTATTGTTCGGGAGTGCTTTAGTGGGAAGAGTTTATTCATAGGAGACGTTTATGGTTTTGACTGTACTTAGTGACATAATTTAATACCTTCTCCCTAAATATGAACAAACTACAGTCA
Encoded proteins:
- the LOC140055521 gene encoding uncharacterized protein: MTHIMLMHAAETSFVCEHCGRKCKNNDSLKSHIMLMHAAETSFVCQHCGRKCKNNVSLKSHIMLMHAAETSFVCEHCGEKFKSNTNLKSHLTIHTGEKQPINQSQQVLYFNFPIYIIQNIENNESNGGAMTMEKSLTNVPSSYECKHCRKKFKGNEELKRHLRIPTDGAKPLECEHCEKKFKENKNLKAHLRIHTGETPYECKHCGKKFRLASKLKLHLSIHTSEKRPFTCEHCGNKFKESGSLKRHLRIHTGETPFECEHCGKKFKRKGHLKSHLRIIHKEDLQTNFESETSFETPYESKHCGKKFKRNEHLKSHMIVHTSEIPYEM
- the LOC140054751 gene encoding serine/threonine-protein kinase ULK3-like translates to MGIFVSQPQYIKTEHLGSGGFGDVYKAINSINGEVVAVKTFKDSSKYAAVQNEIDALNIAAHKNVVQLKGHYIDNETNEICMVMEFCPQNNIEHFIENNPSHRVPRVGFLQDIASGIAYIHGRNIVHRDLKPANILVTYDGARHIAKLADFGIAKIMTTHQDRKQWGGMYARTKIGTAPYMAPEVLSEDNTRYGLKVDIFSMGLVFCVIYGLKERVEKECIGANLNASIQYQSVANDIICKGIKKDRLRILITRMIQFDPNSRPDAEGVKKSVMSLE